In Dromaius novaehollandiae isolate bDroNov1 chromosome 3, bDroNov1.hap1, whole genome shotgun sequence, the following are encoded in one genomic region:
- the GLO1 gene encoding lactoylglutathione lyase, with product MAAPAELHGLSDEAAYGACSEPDPGTKDFLLQQTMLRVKDPKKSLDFYTRVLGMTLLQKFDFPTMKFSLYFLAYEDKNDIPKDKTERTAWTFSRKATLELTHNWGTENDENQSYHNGNSDPRGFGHIGIAVPDVNKACKRFEELGVKFVKKPDDGKMKGLAFVQDPDGYWIEILSPNHMVTLT from the exons ATGGCCGCCCCGGCGGAGCTCCACGGCCTCAGCGATGAGGCAGCCTACGGCGCCTGCTCGGAGCCGGATCCCGGCACCAAG gatttTCTGCTGCAGCAGACAATGTTAAGAGTAAAGGATCCTAAGAAGTCACTGGACTTTTATACAAGAGTTCTTGGAATGAC ACTGCTTCAAAAATTCGATTTTCCTACTATGAAGTTCTCGCTCTATTTCCTGGCATATGAAGATAAAAATGACATCCCGAAAGATAAAACTGAGAGAACAGCTTGGACCTTCTCTAGAAAAGCTACACTTGAACTGACACA CAATTGGGGCActgaaaatgatgaaaatcaGTCCTATCACAATGGCAATTCAGATCCCCGAGGATTTG GACACATTGGAATTGCTGTCCCTGATGTCAATAAAGCTTGTAAGAGGTTTGAAGAACTGGGGGTGAAATTTGTGAAGAAACCAGATGATG GTAAAATGAAAGGACTTGCATTTGTTCAGGATCCTGA